AATTGCTATTCCAAATAGTACTTCATTTTGTGGTATTTATTTTTTACTCTTTCGATAAAGATCACCCACAAATTGAGCTATTCGAAATTGTATTTTTCTTGCATTATGCCATCTGTACCTTATTTATCAGCTATTATTTACTTCTAAAGTATTTGTATAAAAAGAAAAATATCCAGTTTTTCATTTATCTATCTCTTACACTTTGCTGGGTTATTTTGGTAGAAGAGCTCTTGCTAGAGCAGATATTTTTTCCTCAAATGCGAGCTAAAGCTTTTCCGGGAGTGTTTTTTACCCTATTTCAGATTTTACCGGTAATTACCATTCTGTCGGGTTTTAAGTTTGCTTGGGATGCACTTGGCAAACAAAAAGAGGTAGATACGCTCAAAAAAAGTATTCAAGAAAGTGAGTTACAAATGCTCAAATCTCAAATTAACCCGCATTTTTTGTTTAATAACCTGAATAATTTATATGCTTATGCGATGGAAAATTCACCTAAAACACCCAAGATTATACTAGATTTAAGTGGTGTTTTACGCTATATGTTATATGAATGTAAGGAGAATTATGTGCCGCTTTCAAAAGAAATAGAACAACTAGAAAACTTTATAAAGCTCAATCAACTACAGATTGAAGAAAGAGGTTTTGTAGGCTTTGAATACAGAAATATTCAATCTAATTACTTAATCGCTCCACTTATATTAATTGTATTTATAGAAAATGCCTTTAAACATAGTCAAGCAAGTTTGTCTGACAACATTTATATCGACATTAAACTAAATTTATCTGAAAACGGAGAGCTGGAATTTAGCTGTAGAAACAATTTTCAGAAAATGCAAAAGTCTGAAATGTTGCCTCATGGAATAGGTTTGGAAAATGTAAAAAAGAGATTGAAACTATTATATGCAAATCAATATCAAATAGAGATTAAAGAAACTGAAAGCTTTTTTGAAGTATACCTAAAGTTAATAGTAGAGCACACCGAAATTGATAAAGATGATTTGAAGCGAAAGCCAATTCATACCTATTAATAATTTCTATTAAGGAGCAAGCAAAGTTTTTATCCATACAATTAAGGAGATTAGCGATACCTTAAACTTTTATAGATATAAAATTCATCTATTTAAAATATGAAACCGTCAAACTTATAAAGTCTCAAATCATTCAAGACAATCATTAATTGAAATAATTAATACATTTCAAATTAATGTTTTACTTACCTCACACAACAGATTAGGGTTTATAAACTTAAACATGTTGTACTTTTCTCCACTCTGATTTTATCTGGGTGGAGATTTTTTTAGCCTTATCCATTAAAAAAATGCATGCTACAAAGTATTTAAGGATAATGGAAGAGGTGTAATAACTAAACATTTACATGAGTAATGCAGCGACTTATGGTAGAGTTTTGGTCGTTTGCCTGATATTATTTCTCGTAGAATTTTCTATCAGTAACTTTGCACTAAGAACTAAAAACAAGACCTCAGTCTTTCAACACATAACCGATAACACAATTGGCTTGGCTAATTATATTAATTGCTAAGCTTTCAACTACAAACAAGATGATTATGGATTGCATCATCATAGAAGACCAGCCACCAGCTCAAAGAATTCTCAAGAGATTTTCTGAAGACATTGGTACCTTAAACCTAAAAGGCACCTTTTCTGATGCCATACAGGCAATGACATTTCTTAGAAACAACAAAATTGATCTTATCTTTTTAGATATACATCTCCCAAAACTATCGGGCATAGATTTTCTAAAAACAATACAGAATCCCCCTCATGTTATTTTAACCACCGCATTTGCCGAATATGCACTGGAAAGTTATGAGTTCAATGTAGTTGACTATCTCTTAAAACCCTTTTCGTTTGAGCGTTTTGTAAAGGCTATTTCAAGAGTGCCCGCAGAAAAGCAAGAAACTAAAGATACAACTGGGCAAAATAAAAGCTCGCTATTCTCAGATGTAATATTTTTAAAATCTGGTTACGAGCATTTTAAAATCACCATTGATGATATTATTTATATACAATCTGATGCAGATTACACAGAAGTATTTTTAAAGAATAAGAAATATTTGTCTACAGAAACTTTACAACACTGGATTGAGTTACTAAATCCAAATCAATTCATAAGAGTGCATAAGTCTTTTATTATAAATGCGACAAAAATCCAGAAAATAGTCGCCAGCAAAGTATACCTAACCGATGGAAAAGAAATTCCGATAGGTCGCACTTACAAAGATGGTTTTATTAAAAGGTTTATCAGATAAGGAATAATTGCGGGAAGAAATATGCTAATAAAATCATACTTAGAAGAAATTGATTTAACCCTTTTTGAATTAGACATTGACCAAACATCTAAAAAGGGAAGTTTTGAGATTGAGCAAGTTAACTACAACAAAGGGGACAATTTAATAACATCTCAGGTTGAATATGCACCCAATGTATGTATCATTCAAACTACCCTAAAGAGTAAAACTGATTTAACAGATCATTTTCTAATTGAGGGTGAGCATATCCTAATTTCTCAAATTTCTAAAGGGAAACCATATATTTTAAAACAGGGAAAAAAGATAGACCCAACTTCAGGAAGTATTAACTTGGGTTATGGTAAAAATTTTAAAGAGCAAATATATAATCTATCTAATCAGCATACCGCTTATAGTATAATTATATTCCCAAGAGCTTATGTTTTATCATTGGCAAAAAAGGAAAAATGGAGTTTCGAAATAGTAAAAAAGCTATTGCAAATAATTGAAGATGCCCAAAGAGAACCTTTTGCCACTTTTTATTTTCCGGTACAAAATATTCTAAACCAGATAATTGAGTCTAAATGGACAAAAAATGAAAGGATGGAATATATCGAGCTAAAATTGAAAGAACTTTTTCTAGTACTGAATTATCATATTTCTCAAAAAAATCACTTGCTAAAGGGCATCAATCCTATTTTTATTGATAAAGTTAGAAAAGTACGTGAATATATTGAACGTAATTTCCATGAAACTCCAACAATTAAAGAACTGGCAAAACATGTATTTTTAAACGAATTGCAACTTAAGCAAAGCTTTAAAAAAGTTTATGGAACAACCATTAGGGCTTATATCATCGAATTAAAGATGAAAAAAGCCCTAGAGTTAATTAATGATTACAAGATTAATGAAATCGCCGAGATGCTCGGGTATCAAAGTGCTCCTCATTTTATAACCATTTTCAAACAGTATTATGGTTGCTCTCCATCTAAAATGACAAAGAATTAATTGAACATTTTATCTTGATTTTATTGGTCTGATGTTTCCTTTTGATTGGCAGTGTTCCAGCGTTTTCTTAAGAAATGAGCTGCCATTTTAGGTTTGCGATCTTGGGTAAAAACTCCTTTTAAGTTCATACCTCCTACTCGCATTAAACCTTGACCCGTTTTAAAATCTGCAAAATTCCACACATGCATACCAGTTACATAGTCTTTCGTGTCAGCTATGTCCATAAACATTTTAATTAGTTTTCGCTGGTATTCTTCTGAGTAAATTTCATCTTCCGAAGCATGCATACCTGCAATGGCATCTGCGCCAAATTCGGTCATCATAATAGGCTTTTTTAATGTGTTGTGTAATTTATCCATTTCACCACCCAAATAAGCTTTTGCAGTAGTTAGGTCACCTACATTGGTATACCAACCCCAATAGCGATTAATACAAATTACGTCTGATAAACTCAACCAATCTGCTGGCCCACCCATTACGCCAACAAAAACGGCTAATCTAGAAGTATCTTTTTCTTTAACTTGTTCGATCAAACTTGCTAAAAACTCTTTACCAACAGCATCACTTTCGTATTCTTTTGCCATTCCGTTAAAACCGCCTTTGCCTAAACTCTCTGGAAATGGCTCATTGGCCACACACCACATTATTACACTCGGATGGTTTTTATCTCTAGAAATTAACTCATCGATATATTGTTGGCATATTGCCTTTCTCTTAGCTACACTGGTAGAATCGTCATAAAAGAATAAGCCTACAGCAGGAGTTTCATCGATTATTAGGAAACCTTCCCTATCTGCCATATTATAAAATTCTTCGTCATATGGATAGTGTGAGGTACGAAAAGAATTGGCTCCAGTCCACTTCATCAATGCAAAATCTTTTACCATTACTGGCTGAGTCGTTCCACGACCATAAATCGGAAAATCTTCATGCTTACCGAATCCTTTTAGATAGATAGGCTCTCCATTAAGCAAAATATCTTTTTCTGTTACGGCAATTGTTCTTACACCAGTTTGTAATTGATAGCGGTCTACAGGCTTATTTTTAGACCCTAAAACAACTGTTACATCATATAAAAATGGATCGTCTGTA
This genomic window from Chondrinema litorale contains:
- a CDS encoding sensor histidine kinase → MITRNELLFQIVLHFVVFIFYSFDKDHPQIELFEIVFFLHYAICTLFISYYLLLKYLYKKKNIQFFIYLSLTLCWVILVEELLLEQIFFPQMRAKAFPGVFFTLFQILPVITILSGFKFAWDALGKQKEVDTLKKSIQESELQMLKSQINPHFLFNNLNNLYAYAMENSPKTPKIILDLSGVLRYMLYECKENYVPLSKEIEQLENFIKLNQLQIEERGFVGFEYRNIQSNYLIAPLILIVFIENAFKHSQASLSDNIYIDIKLNLSENGELEFSCRNNFQKMQKSEMLPHGIGLENVKKRLKLLYANQYQIEIKETESFFEVYLKLIVEHTEIDKDDLKRKPIHTY
- a CDS encoding LytR/AlgR family response regulator transcription factor, encoding MDCIIIEDQPPAQRILKRFSEDIGTLNLKGTFSDAIQAMTFLRNNKIDLIFLDIHLPKLSGIDFLKTIQNPPHVILTTAFAEYALESYEFNVVDYLLKPFSFERFVKAISRVPAEKQETKDTTGQNKSSLFSDVIFLKSGYEHFKITIDDIIYIQSDADYTEVFLKNKKYLSTETLQHWIELLNPNQFIRVHKSFIINATKIQKIVASKVYLTDGKEIPIGRTYKDGFIKRFIR
- a CDS encoding helix-turn-helix transcriptional regulator, which encodes MLIKSYLEEIDLTLFELDIDQTSKKGSFEIEQVNYNKGDNLITSQVEYAPNVCIIQTTLKSKTDLTDHFLIEGEHILISQISKGKPYILKQGKKIDPTSGSINLGYGKNFKEQIYNLSNQHTAYSIIIFPRAYVLSLAKKEKWSFEIVKKLLQIIEDAQREPFATFYFPVQNILNQIIESKWTKNERMEYIELKLKELFLVLNYHISQKNHLLKGINPIFIDKVRKVREYIERNFHETPTIKELAKHVFLNELQLKQSFKKVYGTTIRAYIIELKMKKALELINDYKINEIAEMLGYQSAPHFITIFKQYYGCSPSKMTKN
- the uidA gene encoding beta-glucuronidase, with the translated sequence MTKSIINLIILLSFAASSFAQEFTLANPKDIALFPQQNDFRNTLNLSGIWKFKKDSLGVGEEKKLFNGLTDFRSIAVPSSWNDQFNDTHNYLDLAWYETETFIPNGWKGEQIFIRVGSANYAAKIWINGTPLGMHEGGHIPFAFDISSMVKWGTSNRISIQIENILKPDRVATGNVAGSPFSSYPKASFDFFPYTGLNRAVWLYSVPAASSIKDVTVKTDFNATTGKVDILVEKAGRTNSAYVTVSGDGKEIEVPITFSGNEGKVTVEIPNVKLWSTDDPFLYDVTVVLGSKNKPVDRYQLQTGVRTIAVTEKDILLNGEPIYLKGFGKHEDFPIYGRGTTQPVMVKDFALMKWTGANSFRTSHYPYDEEFYNMADREGFLIIDETPAVGLFFYDDSTSVAKRKAICQQYIDELISRDKNHPSVIMWCVANEPFPESLGKGGFNGMAKEYESDAVGKEFLASLIEQVKEKDTSRLAVFVGVMGGPADWLSLSDVICINRYWGWYTNVGDLTTAKAYLGGEMDKLHNTLKKPIMMTEFGADAIAGMHASEDEIYSEEYQRKLIKMFMDIADTKDYVTGMHVWNFADFKTGQGLMRVGGMNLKGVFTQDRKPKMAAHFLRKRWNTANQKETSDQ